Proteins from a genomic interval of Sulfurimonas sp.:
- a CDS encoding GatB/YqeY domain-containing protein yields MRLRDKINEDVKEAMKAKDAKKRDALRLLMSAFKQIEVDERKELSDEDVIKIILSQVKRRDDAAMQYKDAGREDLMQIELDEIAYYKEYLPAQLSDDELTSAIKEIIAKVGAATIKDIGKVMGTASKELSGKADGKRINECAKSLLNS; encoded by the coding sequence ATGCGTTTAAGAGATAAAATAAATGAAGATGTAAAAGAGGCTATGAAAGCTAAAGACGCAAAAAAGAGAGATGCGCTAAGACTCCTTATGAGTGCTTTTAAGCAGATAGAAGTTGATGAACGCAAAGAGCTTAGCGATGAAGATGTTATAAAAATAATCCTATCTCAAGTTAAAAGAAGAGACGACGCGGCAATGCAGTACAAAGATGCAGGACGAGAAGATTTGATGCAAATTGAACTTGATGAGATAGCTTACTACAAAGAGTATCTGCCGGCTCAACTAAGCGACGATGAGCTAACTTCGGCAATAAAAGAGATAATAGCAAAAGTCGGTGCAGCAACTATAAAAGATATCGGCAAAGTTATGGGAACTGCAAGCAAAGAGTTATCAGGCAAAGCAGACGGCAAAAGAATCAATGAGTGTGCGAAGAGTTTGCTTAATTCATAG
- a CDS encoding methyltransferase, whose amino-acid sequence MILYQPDSGYCYNSDSIFLYDFISSFKPEGMVLDVGSGCGVVGLLVARDNAKVELEAVEKQEMFVEYATINARVNKIGYKIHKSDFLELGEDVKYDYIISNPPFYHDGVTKSQNESLFHARYNVNLPMDKFFKKVSRVLKPNSHFIFCYDASQFGAICAELDKVKMRAVDVQFIHPKIDRVASLVMVHARNGSKSLMKIWPPFISFEGEEFSRQAKEIYKKARTQSIKCQI is encoded by the coding sequence ATGATTCTTTATCAGCCGGATTCAGGTTATTGTTACAACAGTGACTCTATCTTTTTGTATGATTTTATCTCTTCATTTAAGCCGGAGGGCATGGTTTTGGATGTCGGTTCGGGCTGTGGAGTAGTCGGGCTTTTGGTTGCAAGAGACAATGCAAAAGTTGAACTGGAAGCGGTTGAGAAACAAGAGATGTTCGTAGAGTATGCAACAATAAATGCAAGAGTAAATAAGATAGGGTATAAAATTCATAAAAGTGATTTTTTGGAACTTGGCGAAGATGTGAAATATGACTATATTATCTCAAATCCTCCGTTTTATCATGACGGTGTGACAAAAAGCCAAAACGAGTCGTTATTCCATGCACGCTATAATGTTAACTTGCCTATGGATAAATTTTTTAAAAAGGTTTCTAGGGTTTTAAAACCAAACTCTCATTTTATCTTCTGTTATGATGCTTCTCAGTTCGGAGCGATTTGCGCGGAGCTGGATAAGGTCAAGATGAGAGCGGTGGATGTGCAGTTTATACATCCAAAGATAGACAGAGTAGCATCGTTAGTGATGGTGCATGCAAGAAACGGCTCAAAGTCTCTTATGAAAATATGGCCGCCGTTTATCAGTTTTGAGGGCGAAGAGTTTTCAAGACAAGCAAAAGAGATATATAAAAAAGCACGGACACAGAGTATAAAATGTCAAATATAA
- the trpC gene encoding indole-3-glycerol phosphate synthase TrpC, which yields MILDEIIKKTREDVIKREKEFSLDWLGRSLAFNARAPRDVFPYLASTPDNPYRIIAEVKKASPSRGVIRENFDPVAIAQSYERGGASAISVLTEPHFFQGSLDYLGQIRRYVSIPLLRKDFIVTKYQILEAMVHGADFILLIAAALSKGELKELLGYTRHLGMEALVEVHDKTDLVKAIYAGSDIIGINHRNLQTFEMNMNLSYELVPMIPNGKVIVAESGIYEHGQLEDLAKIGVDAFLVGESLMRQENEEDALRKLKFG from the coding sequence ATGATACTAGATGAAATAATCAAAAAAACAAGAGAAGATGTTATAAAAAGAGAGAAAGAGTTTTCGCTTGATTGGCTGGGGCGTTCACTGGCTTTTAACGCAAGAGCGCCCAGAGATGTATTTCCTTATCTTGCTTCGACTCCGGATAATCCGTATAGAATTATAGCAGAGGTAAAAAAAGCATCTCCTTCAAGAGGTGTAATTCGTGAAAATTTTGATCCCGTGGCAATTGCGCAGAGTTATGAGCGGGGAGGGGCAAGCGCTATTTCCGTGTTGACGGAACCTCACTTTTTTCAAGGCAGTTTGGATTATCTCGGTCAAATTAGAAGATATGTCTCTATTCCGTTGCTTAGAAAAGATTTTATAGTTACAAAATATCAGATTTTAGAGGCTATGGTTCACGGTGCAGATTTTATACTTCTTATCGCGGCGGCTCTTAGCAAAGGCGAGCTAAAAGAGCTGTTGGGCTACACAAGACATCTCGGTATGGAAGCTTTGGTTGAGGTTCACGATAAAACCGATTTGGTTAAAGCCATCTATGCAGGAAGCGATATCATAGGGATAAATCATAGAAATCTTCAAACTTTTGAGATGAATATGAATCTCTCTTATGAGCTAGTTCCGATGATACCAAACGGCAAAGTAATCGTTGCCGAGAGCGGAATATATGAGCATGGACAGCTTGAAGATTTGGCTAAAATCGGAGTGGATGCATTTTTAGTCGGTGAATCTTTGATGCGTCAGGAGAACGAGGAAGATGCGCTTAGAAAACTGAAGTTCGGTTGA
- the rpsO gene encoding 30S ribosomal protein S15, giving the protein MALDSAKKQEIVAKYRRTENDTGSCEVQIALLSERISQLTEHLKTFTKDHASRLGLLKLVGQRRRLMKYFKRTDKDAYLKLVTDLGIRDNI; this is encoded by the coding sequence ATGGCTTTAGATTCGGCTAAAAAACAAGAAATTGTTGCAAAATATCGTCGCACTGAAAACGACACAGGTTCTTGTGAAGTTCAAATTGCATTATTAAGTGAGAGAATTTCTCAACTAACTGAGCATTTAAAAACATTCACAAAAGATCACGCTTCAAGACTCGGTCTTTTAAAATTAGTAGGACAACGCCGTCGTCTTATGAAATACTTTAAAAGAACAGATAAAGACGCTTATCTTAAACTTGTAACAGATTTGGGTATTAGAGATAATATCTAA
- a CDS encoding PcfJ domain-containing protein — MREDITPSWLLNTKQNDHMSLFVDDEIASANFTRVYSCKCGFDDIVAGDVIHKEYSCPRCHNSLFFDVEDIKQDSEAFILDQYYNKRIKLNFKVHTKVALHDNKIEALAIIKIPSDVNFLEKKVIKQDLVILTAPYTPQPITLEPSPLRKIKRELQKLSVQKRLFEPYIDMKLSSLPSRREKQFEFTLSHYNLQDFEFMKWTHTHHLTKSKYTIEIALLELLNDKQFKSVKIALFENYAYQLKNNKTFNPNFVHMATSKFSNVNHIVSLLALKINFEVFDDEQLLFKFIDFMLSRYTERQVTHYFMKLELSNHQYILRDTLLTFKRIRESLSHNTSKVKCSPNDIHKQFVQLSLAIQYKSQAINYFEYATLQLSHQVKMGTYNVNLPKNNFELYEWADELQNCLAGYEDKIASHETTIYGFFMQSNLIFAVEIQMGAIIQAHRKYNLPIKPEQRKTLNLWLKESKERVAIAKQEQLTN; from the coding sequence ATGAGAGAAGATATCACACCATCTTGGCTTTTGAATACAAAGCAAAACGACCATATGAGTCTATTCGTAGATGATGAGATAGCATCTGCAAATTTTACGAGGGTCTATTCATGTAAATGTGGTTTTGATGACATTGTAGCTGGCGATGTTATCCATAAAGAGTATTCATGTCCTCGTTGTCATAACAGTTTATTTTTTGATGTTGAGGATATAAAACAAGATTCTGAAGCATTTATACTCGATCAATATTACAATAAACGCATCAAATTAAATTTCAAAGTTCATACAAAAGTTGCACTTCATGACAATAAAATTGAAGCCCTTGCAATAATTAAAATCCCAAGCGATGTCAACTTCCTTGAAAAAAAAGTGATAAAACAAGATTTGGTAATACTTACTGCTCCCTATACTCCACAACCCATAACACTAGAACCTTCACCACTGCGAAAAATAAAAAGAGAACTTCAAAAACTCTCAGTCCAAAAAAGATTATTTGAACCATATATCGACATGAAACTAAGCTCACTTCCAAGTAGAAGAGAGAAACAGTTTGAGTTTACCCTTAGTCACTATAATCTTCAAGATTTTGAATTTATGAAATGGACGCACACCCATCATCTCACAAAGAGTAAATACACAATCGAAATAGCACTTTTAGAATTACTTAATGATAAACAATTCAAATCTGTTAAAATTGCTCTCTTTGAAAACTATGCCTACCAATTGAAAAATAATAAAACATTTAATCCAAATTTTGTCCACATGGCGACATCAAAGTTTTCTAATGTAAATCATATTGTTTCTTTATTGGCTTTGAAGATAAATTTTGAAGTGTTTGATGATGAACAATTACTTTTCAAATTTATAGATTTTATGTTATCAAGATACACCGAGAGGCAAGTCACACACTATTTTATGAAGTTAGAATTATCGAATCATCAATATATTTTAAGAGATACTCTGTTGACTTTTAAAAGAATTAGAGAATCGTTAAGCCATAATACTTCAAAAGTAAAATGCTCCCCAAATGATATCCACAAGCAATTTGTTCAATTGTCTCTTGCCATTCAATACAAAAGCCAAGCAATAAACTATTTTGAGTACGCAACATTGCAACTATCGCATCAAGTAAAAATGGGTACATACAATGTGAACCTTCCAAAAAATAATTTTGAGCTTTATGAATGGGCAGATGAGTTGCAAAATTGTTTAGCAGGATATGAAGATAAAATCGCTTCCCATGAGACAACAATATATGGATTTTTTATGCAATCAAATCTTATTTTTGCTGTTGAAATACAAATGGGTGCTATCATCCAAGCCCACAGGAAATACAATCTTCCAATAAAACCAGAACAGAGAAAGACACTTAATCTTTGGCTAAAAGAGTCTAAAGAAAGAGTTGCTATTGCAAAACAAGAGCAATTAACCAATTAA
- a CDS encoding Rrf2 family transcriptional regulator → MLITRASEYAILSLIVLSKASSPMDSETLSNQLSIPKSFLAKILQAMAKHGILKSYKGVNGGFALALEPKNINMLDVMSSVEGKAPAVFDCAPSMYSCPSGKAPLCSLWPFLNKLQGKIDSFLADLTLADILE, encoded by the coding sequence ATGTTAATAACTCGTGCCAGTGAATACGCAATACTCTCTCTTATAGTTCTATCAAAGGCCTCTTCTCCGATGGATAGTGAGACGCTCTCAAATCAGCTCTCGATTCCGAAAAGCTTTTTAGCAAAAATCCTCCAAGCAATGGCGAAACACGGTATTTTAAAATCGTACAAAGGCGTAAACGGAGGCTTTGCACTTGCATTAGAGCCTAAAAATATAAATATGCTCGATGTTATGTCATCCGTTGAAGGAAAAGCACCTGCCGTTTTTGATTGCGCTCCCTCGATGTACTCTTGTCCGTCGGGCAAAGCGCCTCTATGCTCATTGTGGCCTTTTTTAAATAAATTGCAAGGCAAGATAGACTCCTTTTTAGCGGATTTAACTTTAGCGGATATATTAGAGTAA
- the kdsB gene encoding 3-deoxy-manno-octulosonate cytidylyltransferase has translation MIIIPARLASSRFPQKVLADIGGLPMVVRTAKRVSHLDRVVVAADDEIIISICKVYGIEAMLTSTTHKSGTDRINECANILNLDDDELIINVQADEPFIEGEVVEMLIKRLKSLKQNNEPFIMASCFNSINNEAAQDPNLVKVILDDKDNAIYFSRSPIPYNRSGGANYFGHIGIYGFDKKSLHEFCNLEDAPIEDIEKLEQLRAIYHQKKISMVKVASTGFGIDTEDDLRRAVEIFL, from the coding sequence ATGATAATTATTCCGGCAAGACTTGCTTCAAGCAGATTTCCGCAAAAAGTATTGGCAGACATAGGAGGTCTGCCGATGGTGGTTAGAACCGCAAAAAGAGTTTCCCATTTAGACAGAGTAGTGGTTGCGGCGGATGACGAGATTATAATCTCTATATGCAAAGTGTACGGCATAGAAGCTATGCTAACTTCAACTACGCATAAAAGCGGTACGGATCGTATAAACGAATGTGCAAATATTTTAAATTTAGACGATGATGAACTTATTATAAATGTTCAAGCTGATGAACCTTTCATCGAGGGTGAAGTTGTTGAGATGCTTATAAAAAGGTTAAAATCATTGAAGCAAAATAACGAACCGTTCATCATGGCAAGTTGCTTTAACTCCATAAACAATGAAGCCGCACAAGACCCAAATTTGGTAAAAGTCATATTAGACGACAAAGACAACGCTATATACTTCTCCCGCTCACCCATACCGTATAACAGAAGCGGCGGAGCCAACTATTTCGGTCACATAGGCATCTACGGATTTGACAAAAAAAGTCTTCATGAGTTTTGCAACCTAGAGGATGCGCCGATAGAGGACATTGAAAAACTAGAACAGCTTCGTGCAATCTATCATCAAAAAAAGATAAGCATGGTTAAAGTTGCAAGTACAGGGTTTGGAATAGATACGGAGGATGATTTAAGAAGAGCGGTTGAGATATTTTTATAA
- the flhA gene encoding flagellar biosynthesis protein FlhA, translating into MAKKLTTRQQIGTTLNFLLGKKDLSVVIFVMAILAIIIVPLPSAILDVLLTVSMALAVLILLISLYVPKPTDLTTFPTLILIITLFRLSLNIATTRMILSHGHEGPKAVSDIVTSFGNFVVGGNFVIGIIIFSILVLINFMVITKGSTRVAEVAARFTLDSMPGKQMAVDADLNAGLIDDAEAKRRRAEILQDANFYGAMDGSSKFVKGDAVAGIIITLINIIGGFLIGVFQHKMSMSDSAATFTLLTIGDGLVAQIPALIISTATGIMITRSSGDGDNFAEGTINQIMGNAKIMMIVGFIMILFALVPGLPTASMGFVGIMFTLLGWSIYKYEKGELTILNVEGLLTPKEKEAQAKERAAARPPKSNEEIAKDEENALADILKVEMLELTLGYQLIRLADSTQGGDLLERIRSMRRKIASDFGFLMPQVRIRDNLHLQPQQYQILLKGISIGEGKIMPDKFLAMDSGMATGEIKGEPTKEPAFGLDAMWISPELKEDAIINGYTVVDPATVISTHMSELVKKNAEDLLTRQEVQTLVNKIKGDFPIIIEDVLKVASIGLIQRILKALLHEKIPLKDMLTILETIADIAEYTKNVDIITEQVRARLSRIITQMYSSDDGVIRLLTFDTSSEQLMLEKSKERDGTRTLALNVGEINALVQATSAKAAEVLQKGISPVVIIVDPQLRRGVAEIFERFSLDVVTLSHAEIDSSATFEVMGSISINKQK; encoded by the coding sequence TTGGCAAAGAAACTTACCACTAGACAGCAAATCGGTACAACTTTAAACTTTTTGCTTGGAAAAAAAGATTTAAGCGTAGTAATTTTTGTAATGGCTATTTTGGCTATTATTATCGTTCCGCTGCCCTCTGCAATACTTGATGTTTTACTTACTGTCTCTATGGCATTGGCGGTACTCATTTTACTTATTTCACTCTATGTTCCAAAACCGACGGATTTAACTACATTTCCGACTCTCATTTTAATCATAACACTCTTTAGATTATCGCTAAATATTGCTACGACCAGAATGATTTTAAGTCATGGACATGAAGGACCAAAAGCTGTCAGCGATATCGTGACCAGCTTTGGAAACTTCGTTGTCGGCGGAAACTTTGTTATAGGAATTATAATTTTTTCTATTTTGGTTCTTATCAATTTTATGGTTATAACTAAAGGTTCAACAAGGGTTGCGGAAGTTGCGGCTCGTTTTACGCTTGACTCTATGCCCGGTAAACAGATGGCGGTTGATGCAGACCTTAATGCAGGACTCATCGATGATGCAGAAGCTAAAAGAAGAAGAGCCGAAATCCTTCAAGATGCCAACTTTTACGGAGCTATGGACGGATCTAGCAAATTCGTCAAGGGTGATGCGGTTGCAGGTATAATCATCACTCTTATAAACATTATCGGCGGATTTCTCATAGGTGTTTTTCAGCATAAGATGAGTATGAGCGACAGTGCCGCTACATTTACCCTTCTAACTATCGGCGACGGTTTAGTTGCACAGATTCCGGCACTTATAATCTCAACTGCAACGGGTATCATGATTACCCGCTCTTCGGGCGACGGCGATAACTTTGCAGAGGGTACGATAAACCAAATCATGGGCAATGCAAAGATTATGATGATTGTAGGTTTCATTATGATTCTGTTTGCCCTTGTTCCCGGTCTGCCTACTGCTTCAATGGGATTTGTGGGAATTATGTTTACGCTTCTTGGCTGGTCGATTTATAAGTACGAAAAAGGAGAACTGACTATCCTTAATGTTGAAGGTTTATTAACACCAAAAGAAAAAGAGGCTCAGGCAAAAGAGAGAGCTGCTGCCAGACCTCCAAAATCAAATGAAGAGATAGCAAAAGATGAAGAAAATGCCCTCGCAGACATCTTAAAGGTCGAAATGCTCGAACTCACACTCGGTTATCAGCTCATTCGCCTAGCCGATAGCACACAGGGCGGAGATCTGCTTGAGAGAATCCGCTCAATGAGAAGAAAGATAGCATCTGATTTTGGATTTTTAATGCCTCAGGTTCGTATCAGAGACAATCTGCACCTACAGCCGCAACAGTACCAGATTCTGCTAAAAGGTATCTCCATAGGAGAGGGTAAAATCATGCCGGATAAATTTTTGGCAATGGACAGCGGAATGGCAACGGGTGAAATAAAGGGTGAACCGACAAAAGAACCGGCATTTGGACTTGATGCTATGTGGATATCGCCTGAACTAAAAGAGGATGCAATTATCAACGGATATACCGTTGTAGACCCTGCTACGGTCATCTCTACCCATATGAGCGAACTTGTCAAGAAAAATGCCGAGGATCTTTTAACTCGTCAAGAAGTTCAAACATTAGTAAATAAAATTAAAGGTGATTTCCCTATTATTATAGAAGATGTTTTAAAAGTTGCTTCTATCGGGCTTATTCAAAGAATTCTCAAAGCTCTGTTGCATGAAAAAATCCCTCTAAAAGATATGCTGACCATCTTAGAAACTATTGCAGATATTGCAGAGTATACTAAAAATGTTGACATTATTACCGAACAAGTTCGCGCCAGACTCTCTCGCATAATAACTCAAATGTACTCCAGTGATGACGGAGTTATAAGACTGCTTACTTTTGACACTTCATCAGAACAGTTAATGCTGGAAAAATCTAAAGAACGAGACGGAACAAGAACTCTCGCACTAAATGTAGGCGAAATCAATGCCTTGGTTCAAGCAACAAGTGCTAAAGCGGCAGAAGTGCTTCAAAAAGGGATATCTCCCGTCGTAATCATAGTTGATCCGCAACTTCGACGAGGCGTGGCAGAAATATTTGAGAGATTTTCTCTTGATGTCGTTACACTCTCTCATGCCGAGATAGACTCCAGTGCTACTTTTGAAGTAATGGGTTCTATCTCGATAAATAAACAAAAATAG
- a CDS encoding phosphoesterase — MSKIIYHLSHTDLDGYSCQLIMKYTPYTLFNYNANYGAEVKQTLELILQNINKDDKSATILITDLNLTADESRWLHMEIIKLNENKKDITLLLLDHHGTGEESAQKYPWYYLDTSRCATKITYDYAKENFILDEPLWMEKFVNIVNAVDLWKMEEVENFEYGKVCMRLISEARELNKIMFPEADNSYKISLLHEATKYIDKIDAPIILDDNIHLLKKNFFKKEQNDTIDNLSTKYIVSLLGEARAEKTIYYKGYRGYLSYGVGNTSIVGNGFLLTYPEYDFIIDISYRGTLSLRANNGVSVALISKEWCGGGGHPNAAGGRIIGFKEQYRYDLVKQQIEKIINEKEAVAGELEYKKEV, encoded by the coding sequence ATGAGTAAAATAATCTACCATCTCTCGCACACCGATTTAGACGGCTACAGCTGCCAGTTAATTATGAAATACACTCCCTATACGCTCTTTAACTATAATGCAAATTACGGTGCTGAAGTAAAACAGACGCTAGAGTTGATTTTACAAAATATAAACAAAGATGATAAAAGTGCCACTATTTTAATAACCGACTTAAACCTGACTGCCGATGAGTCACGATGGCTTCATATGGAGATTATTAAACTAAACGAAAACAAAAAAGATATAACGCTTCTGCTTCTTGATCATCACGGTACGGGTGAAGAGAGTGCTCAAAAATACCCTTGGTACTATTTGGACACTTCAAGATGTGCTACAAAAATCACTTACGACTACGCAAAAGAAAATTTCATCCTAGATGAACCTTTATGGATGGAAAAGTTTGTAAATATAGTAAATGCCGTTGATTTGTGGAAGATGGAAGAGGTAGAAAATTTTGAGTACGGAAAAGTCTGCATGCGTCTTATATCCGAAGCAAGAGAGTTAAACAAAATTATGTTTCCCGAAGCGGACAACAGCTACAAAATATCTCTTTTGCATGAAGCTACAAAATATATAGATAAAATCGATGCGCCGATTATTTTAGATGACAATATTCATCTGCTCAAAAAAAACTTTTTTAAAAAAGAGCAAAACGATACTATTGACAATCTAAGTACAAAGTATATCGTCTCGCTGCTCGGCGAAGCAAGAGCCGAGAAAACCATTTACTATAAGGGTTATAGAGGTTATTTGAGTTACGGTGTGGGTAATACCTCGATAGTCGGAAACGGTTTTTTACTGACATACCCTGAATATGATTTTATAATTGATATAAGCTATAGAGGCACGCTAAGTTTAAGAGCGAACAACGGTGTAAGTGTTGCACTGATTTCAAAAGAGTGGTGTGGCGGCGGCGGGCATCCAAATGCTGCAGGCGGACGCATCATAGGATTTAAAGAACAATACAGATACGATTTGGTAAAACAACAGATAGAGAAAATAATAAATGAAAAAGAGGCAGTTGCAGGAGAGTTAGAGTACAAAAAAGAGGTTTAG
- a CDS encoding YkgJ family cysteine cluster protein: MSNIIKKEGYNYSFDASACSACSARCCTGESGYIYVSTQEIEKIANFIGLDIEEFMQKYLYKNGYKYSIKERKIGESYECAFYDRSANGCVIYEVRPTQCITFPFWDYFKDRVDELKLECPGIIDA, from the coding sequence ATGTCAAATATAATTAAAAAAGAGGGTTACAACTACTCCTTTGATGCCTCTGCGTGCTCAGCATGCAGTGCCAGATGTTGTACGGGCGAGAGCGGATACATATATGTAAGTACGCAAGAAATTGAAAAAATTGCTAATTTTATAGGTTTGGATATCGAAGAATTTATGCAAAAATATCTCTATAAAAACGGGTATAAATACTCGATAAAAGAGAGAAAAATAGGCGAGAGTTATGAGTGTGCCTTTTATGATAGAAGTGCAAACGGGTGTGTGATTTATGAGGTGCGACCGACGCAGTGTATAACATTTCCTTTTTGGGATTACTTTAAAGATAGGGTTGATGAGTTGAAACTTGAGTGTCCCGGGATAATTGATGCGTAA
- a CDS encoding AAA family ATPase: protein MLKYIQNKQVRNISSISLEFIREQYLEKLTSKNRLVGLIGQRGVGKTTLMIQYLKQNYKPYEYLYFSADDIYIINSSIYDIADEFVRLGGKIIVIDEIHKYQNWANEIKSIYDSFPELIIRFSGSSMLNILHEKFDLSRRAVISYVKPLSFREFLKLDAKIELPILTLEEIHKNHNEISSTLALVHPTLYKNFLRYLQIGYYPFFIEDEIEYKNKLFNACEKVINEDIPSLNKIDYTHLSIFKKFIAKLIYSKVPFKVNIAELCREFEVSHPTLATYLEILETTKLIRPIKKYSKNISKKPEKLLFSNTNLLYTFADEFGLEVDIGTVRETFFVSCFESIYYSDVGDFIADGIIYEVGGKNKKFKQIKDVKDSFVVVDTDYSMEQNKIPLWLFGFMY, encoded by the coding sequence ATGCTTAAATATATACAAAATAAACAAGTAAGAAATATCAGTAGCATATCCTTAGAGTTTATAAGAGAGCAGTATTTAGAAAAACTCACTTCAAAAAATAGGCTTGTAGGACTTATAGGGCAAAGAGGTGTAGGCAAAACTACTTTGATGATTCAGTATCTAAAACAAAACTACAAGCCTTATGAGTATCTCTATTTTAGTGCAGATGATATTTACATCATCAACAGCAGCATTTATGATATTGCGGATGAATTTGTTCGTCTTGGTGGAAAAATTATTGTCATAGATGAGATTCATAAGTATCAAAACTGGGCAAATGAGATAAAGTCTATCTATGATAGTTTTCCAGAACTCATCATACGATTTAGTGGAAGCTCTATGTTAAATATCTTACATGAAAAATTTGATCTAAGCAGACGAGCGGTTATAAGCTATGTGAAGCCTTTAAGTTTTAGAGAGTTTTTAAAACTAGATGCTAAGATAGAACTACCAATACTCACCCTTGAAGAGATACACAAAAATCACAATGAAATAAGCTCCACTCTAGCACTAGTACATCCAACTTTATATAAAAACTTTTTAAGATACCTACAAATAGGATACTATCCATTTTTTATAGAGGATGAAATCGAGTACAAAAACAAACTTTTCAATGCGTGTGAAAAAGTGATAAATGAAGATATTCCATCTTTAAACAAAATAGACTACACCCACTTAAGTATCTTCAAAAAGTTTATCGCAAAGCTTATCTACTCAAAAGTCCCATTTAAAGTCAACATCGCTGAACTTTGCAGGGAGTTTGAAGTGTCCCACCCTACACTGGCAACTTATTTAGAGATACTAGAAACCACAAAACTTATAAGACCTATCAAAAAATACTCAAAAAATATATCGAAAAAACCAGAAAAACTCCTCTTCTCAAATACAAATTTGCTTTATACTTTTGCTGATGAGTTTGGTTTGGAAGTTGATATAGGCACAGTTAGAGAGACATTTTTTGTAAGTTGTTTTGAGAGTATCTATTATAGTGATGTTGGAGATTTTATTGCAGATGGCATCATTTATGAAGTGGGTGGGAAAAATAAAAAGTTTAAGCAGATAAAAGATGTCAAAGATAGTTTTGTGGTAGTTGATACAGACTACTCTATGGAACAAAATAAAATCCCATTGTGGTTGTTCGGGTTTATGTATTGA